One genomic window of Tepidamorphus gemmatus includes the following:
- a CDS encoding AAA family ATPase, translating into MTARRDHIARRLADAGYIADDELAMALALMEMLKRPLLIEGEAGVGKTEVAKALAAIHATKLIRLQCYEGLDQSAALYEWNYQRQLLAIQARQGTAAQEIEAAIFSEDYLLERPLLAAIRQTEPAVLLIDEIDRADEEFEAFLLELLSDFQVSIPELGTVQATTIPMVVLTSNGTRELSDALRRRCLYHYLDYPDVDREARIILARLPDAGAGLALQVANMVAMIRREDLTKVPGVAETLDWAAALIGLDVTNLHDDPATVHATLACLLKTHEDRARFAPERTARLLGKVA; encoded by the coding sequence ATGACGGCGCGTCGCGACCACATCGCGCGACGCCTCGCCGACGCCGGCTACATCGCCGACGACGAACTCGCCATGGCGCTCGCCCTGATGGAGATGCTGAAGCGGCCGCTGCTCATCGAGGGCGAGGCCGGCGTCGGCAAGACCGAGGTCGCCAAGGCGCTCGCCGCGATCCACGCAACGAAGCTGATCCGGCTGCAGTGCTACGAGGGGCTCGACCAATCGGCGGCGCTCTACGAGTGGAACTACCAGCGCCAGCTGCTGGCCATCCAGGCGCGGCAGGGGACGGCAGCGCAGGAGATCGAGGCGGCGATCTTCTCGGAGGATTACCTGCTGGAGCGGCCATTGCTGGCGGCGATCCGTCAGACCGAGCCGGCGGTACTGCTGATCGACGAGATTGATCGGGCCGACGAGGAGTTCGAGGCATTCCTGCTGGAGCTCCTGTCGGATTTTCAGGTCTCGATCCCGGAACTCGGCACCGTTCAGGCGACGACCATCCCGATGGTGGTTCTAACCTCGAACGGCACGCGCGAACTCTCAGACGCGCTGCGGCGGCGCTGCCTCTACCACTATCTCGACTACCCGGATGTCGACCGCGAGGCGCGCATCATCCTCGCCCGGCTGCCCGACGCCGGCGCCGGGCTGGCCCTGCAGGTGGCGAACATGGTTGCCATGATCCGCCGGGAGGACTTGACGAAAGTACCCGGCGTCGCCGAGACGCTCGATTGGGCAGCCGCCTTGATCGGGCTCGATGTAACCAACCTGCATGACGATCCGGCGACGGTTCATGCAACGCTGGCCTGCCTGCTCAAGACGCATGAAGACCGTGCACGCTTTGCCCCGGAGCGCACCGCCCGTCTGTTGGGGAAGGTCGCATGA
- a CDS encoding vWA domain-containing protein, which yields MSCCGSPPAPEDLAEVSAMLGSRLAGFLRTLRDNAFAVGLAEGRDAATLLQSDIARRPGRLRSAFKHLFCARREDWTAFDAIFDAYWLNRRVKRVARVAGSAPGLASPSLQTLIDRSGRAAAGVAEAVSTDGSPPGDSDAGPAGRMEGASRAESLETTDFRKLADPDAIAEAHAIAGRLAARMRARLTRRERIRRCGRHLDLRRTIHRNISHGGVPVSLAMRRRKPKPLRLVILLDASGSMSPYTSVFVRFVHGVLDEFREAEAFLFHTRLVHVSAAMHERDPARALDRLSMMAAGVGGGTRIGESLATFNTHHAARVIHSRTCVMIVSDGYETGDAGRLGMEMRRLARRCRRIVWLNPMIGWTDYAPEAAGMQAALPHVDLFAPAHDLKSLAALEPYLARL from the coding sequence ATGAGCTGCTGCGGTTCGCCACCTGCACCCGAGGACCTCGCCGAGGTGTCGGCGATGCTCGGCAGCCGGCTCGCCGGCTTCCTGCGGACGCTGCGCGACAATGCCTTTGCGGTCGGGCTCGCCGAAGGCCGCGATGCGGCCACCCTGCTTCAGAGCGACATCGCCCGTCGGCCGGGCCGGTTGCGCTCGGCCTTCAAGCATCTGTTCTGCGCCCGCCGCGAAGACTGGACAGCCTTTGACGCGATCTTCGACGCCTACTGGCTCAATCGACGGGTGAAACGGGTGGCGAGGGTTGCCGGCAGCGCCCCCGGCCTCGCCAGCCCGTCGCTGCAGACGCTAATCGACAGGTCCGGCCGCGCGGCGGCGGGTGTGGCGGAGGCGGTTTCGACCGATGGCAGCCCTCCCGGCGACAGCGATGCCGGACCGGCCGGCAGGATGGAGGGCGCCTCGCGAGCCGAAAGCCTCGAGACCACCGACTTCCGCAAGCTCGCCGACCCCGATGCAATCGCCGAGGCGCACGCGATCGCCGGCCGGCTCGCCGCGCGGATGCGGGCCAGGCTCACTCGGCGCGAGCGCATCCGGCGGTGCGGCCGCCATCTCGATCTGCGCCGCACCATCCACCGGAACATCTCGCATGGCGGCGTGCCGGTATCGCTCGCCATGCGCCGCCGCAAGCCGAAGCCACTCCGACTGGTTATCCTGCTCGACGCGTCCGGCTCGATGAGCCCGTATACGAGCGTCTTCGTGCGCTTCGTCCACGGCGTACTGGATGAATTCCGCGAGGCGGAGGCCTTCCTGTTCCATACCCGGCTTGTCCATGTCTCGGCGGCAATGCACGAACGCGATCCGGCCCGCGCGCTCGACCGGCTGTCGATGATGGCAGCCGGCGTCGGCGGCGGCACCCGCATCGGCGAAAGCCTCGCCACCTTCAACACGCACCATGCCGCCCGCGTCATCCATTCCCGCACCTGCGTGATGATCGTCTCCGACGGCTACGAGACCGGCGATGCCGGCCGGCTCGGCATGGAGATGCGCCGACTGGCGCGCCGCTGCCGGCGGATCGTCTGGCTGAACCCGATGATCGGCTGGACGGACTATGCGCCGGAGGCGGCAGGCATGCAGGCGGCGCTGCCGCATGTCGATCTGTTCGCGCCGGCACACGACCTGAAGAGCCTTGCTGCCCTCGAACCCTACCTGGCGCGACTGTAG
- a CDS encoding ArsR/SmtB family transcription factor, whose amino-acid sequence MAKHDHDLSLLFHALADPTRRSILARLGQGPARVTDLAGPTGLSLPTVMRHLSVLEQAGLIRSAKDGRVRTCAVVPEALQPVRTWLDEQRAIWEARLDRLDAFVMTVMKDPGHDD is encoded by the coding sequence ATGGCTAAGCATGATCACGACCTATCGCTGCTGTTCCACGCGCTGGCCGATCCGACCCGCCGGTCGATCCTCGCCCGGCTCGGGCAAGGGCCTGCCCGGGTGACGGATCTTGCCGGCCCGACGGGCCTCAGCCTGCCAACGGTGATGCGGCACCTCTCCGTGCTGGAACAGGCGGGGCTGATCCGCAGCGCGAAGGACGGCCGGGTGCGCACCTGCGCCGTCGTGCCCGAGGCGCTGCAACCGGTGCGCACCTGGCTCGACGAGCAACGGGCCATCTGGGAAGCGCGTCTCGACCGTCTCGACGCGTTCGTGATGACAGTGATGAAGGACCCCGGACATGACGATTGA
- a CDS encoding SRPBCC family protein has translation MEMTGEERIAAPVETVWRALNDPEVLKAAIPGCETLEKTSDTSMTATVVLKIGPVKARFNGSVELSNLNPPHSYTITGEGKGGVAGFAKGGADVTLTPDGENATILAYTVKADVGGKIAQLGARLIDSTAKKLAREFFSRLGTLIAAPSEA, from the coding sequence ATGGAGATGACCGGCGAGGAACGGATCGCAGCCCCCGTGGAGACGGTGTGGCGTGCGCTCAATGATCCGGAGGTGCTCAAGGCGGCGATCCCGGGCTGCGAGACGCTCGAGAAGACGTCGGACACCAGCATGACCGCAACCGTGGTGCTGAAGATCGGGCCGGTGAAGGCGCGCTTCAACGGCTCGGTCGAACTGTCGAACCTCAACCCGCCGCACTCCTACACCATCACCGGTGAGGGAAAGGGCGGCGTTGCCGGCTTCGCCAAGGGCGGCGCTGACGTCACCCTCACCCCCGATGGTGAAAACGCCACGATCCTCGCCTACACGGTCAAGGCCGATGTGGGCGGCAAGATCGCTCAGCTCGGTGCGCGACTGATCGACTCCACGGCGAAGAAGCTCGCCCGCGAGTTCTTCTCCAGGCTCGGCACGCTGATTGCCGCCCCGAGCGAAGCGTGA
- a CDS encoding cysteine hydrolase family protein — protein sequence MSDLGAVDLRRTAVVTIDLTNDFLHPEGAYGRAGQGTAEMAALPTRVRPVIDAVRAGGGIFVSVQFTLVPRPGGGHIIAPHLAKLRSFLKPGDFAPGSWGNKAVDLLQPADVEIEKIAYSAFYQTRMDHVLTALGIDTLVVAGIVTNGGVASTVRDAHMRGHRIILLSDGCAAFREEVHQATLVSLGSIVETVTAADFLARPEIAS from the coding sequence TTGAGCGATCTTGGTGCCGTTGACCTGCGGCGCACCGCGGTGGTCACGATTGATCTGACGAACGACTTCCTGCATCCCGAGGGTGCGTACGGGCGCGCCGGACAGGGCACGGCAGAGATGGCCGCGCTCCCGACGCGCGTCCGGCCGGTGATAGATGCTGTGCGCGCCGGGGGTGGGATCTTCGTTTCGGTCCAGTTCACGCTGGTGCCCCGCCCGGGCGGCGGCCATATCATCGCGCCGCATCTGGCGAAACTCAGGTCATTCCTGAAACCGGGCGACTTTGCACCCGGAAGCTGGGGCAACAAGGCGGTTGACCTGCTGCAGCCAGCGGATGTGGAGATCGAGAAGATTGCCTATTCGGCCTTCTACCAGACGCGGATGGATCATGTGCTGACGGCGCTCGGCATCGACACTCTGGTCGTGGCGGGCATTGTCACCAATGGCGGGGTGGCCTCGACGGTGCGCGATGCGCATATGCGTGGCCATCGCATCATCCTGCTGTCGGATGGCTGTGCCGCCTTCCGGGAGGAGGTTCACCAAGCCACCCTCGTTTCGCTCGGCTCGATCGTCGAGACCGTGACCGCAGCCGATTTCCTCGCGCGACCGGAAATTGCCTCATGA
- a CDS encoding isocitrate lyase/PEP mutase family protein, translating into MTAPASLRDRLARSEILVAPGVFDALTALLAEAAGFEAVYMSGASVAYTRLGLPDIGLTTMSEMANTLCLIRDRIALPIIVDGDTGFGNALNAQRMTRLYERAGANAIQLEDQTFPKRCGHLADKSLISVAEMCGKIRAVADARASDETLIIARTDAIAVEGFEAALDRGAAYLDAGADALFVEAPRSREELARIATSLGGRAPLMANMVEGGATPDLRADELEALGFSLVIFPGGIVRAVARTAEEYYASLRRHGSNQPFGDRMLDFRGLNDRLGTDAMIALGRGYEPGGG; encoded by the coding sequence ATGACAGCGCCGGCATCGCTCAGGGACCGCCTGGCCCGGTCCGAGATCCTTGTCGCTCCTGGCGTCTTCGATGCGCTCACAGCCTTGCTTGCCGAGGCTGCCGGCTTCGAGGCCGTCTACATGTCAGGTGCGTCCGTGGCCTATACGCGGCTCGGTCTGCCCGATATCGGCCTGACGACGATGAGCGAGATGGCCAACACGTTGTGCCTGATCCGCGACCGCATCGCCCTGCCGATCATCGTCGACGGGGATACGGGCTTCGGCAACGCCCTGAATGCCCAGCGCATGACACGGCTCTACGAGCGGGCAGGTGCCAATGCGATCCAGCTCGAGGATCAGACCTTTCCCAAGCGCTGCGGGCATCTAGCCGACAAGTCGCTGATCTCCGTCGCCGAAATGTGCGGCAAGATCCGCGCCGTGGCCGATGCGCGCGCCAGCGACGAGACGCTGATCATCGCGCGCACCGATGCCATTGCCGTCGAGGGGTTCGAGGCCGCCCTCGATCGCGGCGCGGCCTATCTTGATGCCGGGGCGGACGCGCTGTTCGTCGAGGCGCCCCGCTCGCGCGAGGAGCTCGCGCGGATCGCGACGAGTCTTGGCGGCCGGGCGCCACTGATGGCCAACATGGTCGAGGGCGGCGCGACGCCGGATCTGCGCGCCGACGAACTTGAGGCGCTCGGCTTCTCGCTGGTGATATTCCCCGGTGGCATCGTCCGCGCTGTGGCACGAACCGCCGAGGAATACTATGCCAGCCTGCGCAGACACGGGTCGAACCAGCCGTTCGGCGACCGGATGCTCGATTTCCGCGGTCTGAACGATCGACTCGGCACCGATGCGATGATCGCGCTGGGCAGAGGCTACGAGCCCGGCGGGGGGTAG
- a CDS encoding XdhC family protein, translated as MVDVATGATDILETAARLKAEGRPFALATVVRTVAATAAKAGAKAVIDETGRITGGWIGGGCARGAVLKAAREALADGAPRLISVQPEDLLAAHGVKPGETREGVAYARSMCPSRGTMDIFIEPVLPRPLLSVMGSSPVAVALAELASRFGYEVAVCAPAEDQAAFTAAERRIETYALSSRPGTRHFVVVATQGRGDEAALKAALSADADYRAFVGSRAKMATLRERLVAQGIAAALIDTVHAPAGLDIGAITPQEIALSILAEITLNRRRGQRGGPAQT; from the coding sequence ATGGTCGACGTGGCAACCGGCGCAACGGACATCCTGGAAACTGCGGCGCGGCTGAAGGCCGAGGGACGGCCCTTCGCGCTGGCGACGGTCGTGCGCACGGTGGCGGCGACGGCGGCGAAGGCCGGCGCCAAGGCAGTGATCGACGAGACTGGCAGGATCACCGGCGGCTGGATCGGCGGTGGCTGCGCGCGTGGCGCCGTGCTGAAGGCCGCCCGCGAAGCGCTCGCCGACGGGGCGCCCCGGCTGATCTCGGTGCAGCCCGAGGATCTGCTGGCCGCGCACGGCGTGAAACCCGGCGAAACCCGCGAGGGAGTCGCCTATGCGCGCTCGATGTGCCCGAGCCGCGGCACGATGGACATCTTCATCGAACCCGTGCTGCCGCGCCCGCTGCTGTCGGTGATGGGATCGAGCCCCGTGGCAGTGGCCCTGGCCGAACTGGCCAGCCGCTTCGGTTACGAAGTCGCCGTCTGCGCACCGGCGGAGGATCAGGCGGCCTTCACCGCCGCCGAGCGGCGGATTGAGACCTATGCGCTTTCCTCCCGGCCTGGAACGCGGCACTTCGTCGTGGTCGCCACCCAGGGGCGCGGCGACGAGGCGGCGCTGAAGGCGGCGCTGTCGGCCGATGCCGACTACCGCGCCTTCGTCGGAAGCCGCGCGAAGATGGCGACGCTGCGCGAGCGGCTCGTCGCCCAGGGCATCGCGGCCGCGCTGATCGATACGGTGCACGCCCCGGCCGGCCTCGACATCGGCGCGATCACCCCGCAGGAGATCGCCCTGTCGATCCTTGCCGAGATTACCCTCAACCGCCGTCGCGGCCAGCGCGGCGGTCCCGCTCAGACCTAG
- a CDS encoding SRPBCC family protein produces the protein MTIDPAISGAPSAADDGAGCRFATLTFTRDIAAPAATLWHAWTDPAARAIWAAPSPAVIVDIVEADTRAGGREISLCKVEGAPDIRCECGWLALQPPERSVNYEVIASADVTRSAALVTADIAGSGARSRLVVTVQLAAFTADIESGYRQGFGAGLDNLAETAARTMVLERVIRAPRPAVWGAWMNPETLPQWWGPDGFSCRTRRIDLRAGGEWVFDMIAPDGTVFPNHHRYQEVQPERRIGYELLWGEDGPKHADAWAAFEDLGGATKVTLGMIFSTAAAFEDAKGFGAIELGHQTLGKLERFIGSR, from the coding sequence ATGACGATTGATCCGGCGATCAGCGGCGCCCCCTCCGCTGCCGATGACGGCGCAGGATGCCGCTTCGCCACGCTGACCTTCACGCGCGACATCGCCGCACCGGCGGCGACGCTGTGGCATGCGTGGACCGACCCCGCCGCACGGGCGATCTGGGCGGCGCCGTCGCCGGCGGTCATCGTCGATATCGTGGAGGCCGACACCCGGGCAGGTGGCCGCGAGATCTCGCTGTGCAAGGTCGAGGGAGCGCCCGACATCCGCTGCGAATGCGGCTGGCTTGCACTGCAGCCGCCGGAGCGCAGCGTGAACTACGAGGTGATCGCCTCGGCTGACGTCACGCGGTCGGCGGCGCTGGTGACTGCGGACATCGCCGGAAGCGGCGCGCGCAGCCGGCTGGTTGTCACCGTGCAGCTCGCCGCGTTCACCGCCGACATTGAGTCAGGCTACCGGCAGGGCTTCGGCGCCGGGCTCGACAATCTCGCCGAGACGGCCGCGCGCACCATGGTGCTCGAACGGGTGATACGGGCGCCGCGACCGGCCGTCTGGGGCGCTTGGATGAACCCCGAGACGCTGCCGCAGTGGTGGGGCCCCGACGGTTTCTCCTGCCGCACCAGGCGGATCGATCTGCGCGCCGGCGGCGAATGGGTGTTCGACATGATCGCGCCGGACGGCACGGTGTTCCCGAACCACCATCGCTATCAGGAGGTGCAGCCCGAACGGCGGATCGGCTATGAGCTGCTGTGGGGCGAGGACGGGCCGAAGCACGCCGACGCCTGGGCCGCGTTCGAGGATCTCGGCGGGGCGACGAAAGTGACCCTGGGGATGATCTTCAGCACAGCCGCCGCGTTCGAGGATGCAAAGGGTTTCGGCGCGATCGAACTGGGGCATCAGACCCTCGGCAAGCTCGAGCGGTTCATCGGGTCGCGCTGA
- a CDS encoding hydantoinase/oxoprolinase family protein, giving the protein MRGAVVGVDVGGTFTDVFALDLATGRARIAKVPTTRPDQSGGFLNGIREVVPYLASVVSLVHGTTAGTNALLERKGARLGVITTEGFRDVLEMRRRDRPRTWGLRGDFVPVVPRNLRLEVPERVLADGTIERPVDLDAVRAAGRTLIEAGCRAVVVLFVNAYANPVNERAAVEVLRAIWPTPHVAASSEVLPEIREFERFSTAALNGYLQPEVAGYLARLETALKGGGFAGEFMIVQSNGGVMSVETACARPVRTALSGPSAGVIAASHIARSAGFDNVITGDMGGTSFDVSMIVDGRTVVAPQAAIDFGMVIRTPMIEITTIGAGGGSIASVDAGGLLQVGPESAGSDPGPVAYGRGNDRPTVTDANIVLGRIDPRRPLGSGLGDLDVEAARAAIATHVGKPLGLSVMDAAEAIVRVANSRMAGALRLVSIERGFDPERFTYMPFGGGGALHAGAMVEEVGIGRVLVPRFPGVTSAMGCVIADMRQDFVQTVNSVVESIDIERLTATMQAQHDAGNAVLDASGSQVESRQTRFELDMAYVGQTHTIQVPLAVAIEGGRVRAPTAEAIHEAFRQTYRGLYGRLLRNPVRVLNLRTTVIGTRPKFELSTLAPAADASMERALIGSRPVYLRGRWYDARVYARLDLPVGAEVVGPAVLEQPDATIFVEPWLVARVDAFGNVVMERRSEGEGL; this is encoded by the coding sequence GTGAGGGGGGCCGTTGTCGGCGTCGATGTCGGCGGCACCTTCACCGACGTCTTCGCGCTCGATCTTGCGACTGGCCGTGCCCGGATCGCCAAGGTGCCGACGACGCGGCCCGACCAGTCGGGCGGCTTCCTGAACGGCATCCGCGAGGTCGTGCCTTATCTTGCCAGCGTCGTCTCGCTGGTACACGGGACCACCGCCGGCACCAATGCATTGCTCGAGCGCAAGGGGGCGAGACTCGGGGTGATCACCACCGAGGGATTCCGCGACGTGCTCGAGATGCGCCGCCGCGATCGACCGCGCACCTGGGGCCTGCGTGGCGACTTCGTGCCGGTGGTTCCGCGCAACCTGAGGCTGGAGGTGCCCGAACGGGTGCTGGCAGACGGGACGATCGAGCGACCTGTCGATCTTGATGCGGTGCGGGCGGCGGGGCGCACGCTGATCGAGGCCGGGTGCCGGGCCGTCGTGGTGCTGTTTGTCAATGCCTATGCGAACCCTGTCAACGAACGCGCCGCCGTTGAGGTGCTGCGCGCGATCTGGCCGACCCCGCATGTCGCCGCCTCGTCCGAGGTGCTGCCGGAAATCCGTGAGTTCGAACGTTTCTCGACGGCCGCGCTGAACGGCTATCTGCAGCCTGAGGTCGCCGGTTATCTCGCCCGACTGGAAACCGCGCTGAAGGGCGGTGGCTTTGCCGGGGAATTCATGATCGTCCAGTCGAACGGCGGCGTGATGTCGGTAGAGACGGCATGCGCGCGGCCGGTGCGCACGGCGTTGTCGGGTCCGTCGGCCGGGGTGATCGCGGCAAGCCACATTGCCCGCAGCGCCGGATTCGACAATGTCATCACCGGCGACATGGGCGGCACCAGTTTCGACGTGTCGATGATCGTCGACGGCCGTACCGTCGTCGCGCCGCAGGCCGCGATCGACTTCGGCATGGTGATCCGCACCCCGATGATCGAGATCACCACGATCGGAGCCGGAGGCGGGTCGATTGCTTCGGTTGATGCCGGCGGGCTGCTTCAGGTCGGTCCGGAAAGCGCGGGCTCCGACCCTGGCCCGGTCGCCTATGGCCGCGGCAACGACCGGCCGACCGTGACCGATGCCAATATCGTGCTCGGCCGCATCGACCCGCGCCGCCCGCTTGGTAGCGGTCTCGGCGACCTCGATGTCGAGGCGGCCCGGGCGGCGATCGCGACCCATGTCGGCAAGCCGCTCGGTCTGTCGGTGATGGATGCCGCCGAAGCCATCGTGCGCGTTGCCAATTCTCGCATGGCCGGGGCCTTGCGACTGGTGTCGATCGAGCGAGGTTTCGATCCGGAGCGATTCACCTACATGCCCTTTGGCGGGGGCGGTGCACTGCATGCCGGCGCCATGGTCGAGGAAGTCGGAATCGGCCGTGTCCTCGTGCCGCGGTTTCCGGGCGTGACCTCCGCGATGGGGTGTGTCATCGCCGACATGCGGCAGGATTTCGTCCAGACGGTCAATTCGGTGGTCGAATCGATCGACATCGAGCGCCTGACCGCGACGATGCAGGCCCAGCACGATGCCGGGAACGCGGTGCTGGATGCGTCTGGCTCGCAGGTCGAATCCCGCCAGACGCGCTTCGAGCTGGACATGGCCTATGTCGGCCAGACGCACACCATTCAGGTGCCGCTTGCTGTCGCAATCGAGGGCGGGCGGGTTCGGGCACCGACGGCGGAGGCGATCCACGAGGCCTTCCGGCAGACCTATCGCGGCCTCTATGGCCGGCTGCTGCGCAATCCCGTCAGGGTGCTCAATCTGAGGACGACGGTCATCGGCACGCGGCCGAAGTTCGAGCTGTCGACGCTTGCGCCCGCAGCCGATGCCTCCATGGAAAGGGCGCTGATCGGGTCGAGGCCGGTCTATCTGCGCGGACGATGGTATGACGCGCGGGTCTATGCGCGGCTCGATCTGCCGGTCGGTGCTGAGGTGGTCGGTCCGGCCGTGCTCGAACAGCCGGATGCGACGATCTTTGTCGAACCCTGGCTCGTCGCCCGCGTCGATGCTTTTGGCAACGTGGTTATGGAGCGCCGCAGCGAGGGAGAGGGCCTTTGA
- a CDS encoding hydantoinase B/oxoprolinase family protein has product MGQIRREAGHDAVRPIDPILLAILAGRMEQIADEMDATLFRSAFNPIIAEAHDASHGLYHPDTGETLVQGKNGLPIFVGVMAFAVKAVIDKAAAEGGPQDGDVWIFNDAHLGGTHLSDMRLVRPYFRDGELFCWLASVGHWHDLGGAVPGNYNPSATEAYQEAVVIPPVRLVRGGDLQSDILDIILRNTRLPQSAEGDVNGQLSALDLGVRRLDALLDEYGAATVRAALAALTDRAETLLRNEVAALPDGRWEAVDYLDNDGIVDEPLPIRVALEVSGDRLTLDFSGTAGGVSGPINIARPTAIACVYVAIKHIFPTLPANAGVMRPIDIRIPDGSLLAAEFPTPTGGYTETILRMIDVIFAAAAQAAPDRVVANAYGTINALSIAGRRRDGSRWVMFSFYGGGHGGTPENDGLNHGSAPISMATIPPVEILEAAYPVAFRQWALRPDSAGAGLHRGGLGAVYEIELLEEKAEAFFFGERGKFPPRGVAGGGDAAVNRFRFQQDDGWHTPPMISKMLGIRLKRGQRVRLESPGGGGYGPPSARPASAIARDVELGYLSPSVADACYGTAWREVAP; this is encoded by the coding sequence ATGGGGCAGATCCGGCGCGAGGCAGGGCACGATGCGGTGCGACCGATTGATCCGATCCTGCTCGCCATCCTGGCCGGGCGGATGGAGCAGATCGCCGACGAAATGGACGCGACGCTGTTCCGGTCGGCCTTCAACCCGATAATTGCCGAGGCGCATGACGCCAGCCACGGCCTCTATCATCCCGACACCGGCGAAACGCTGGTGCAGGGCAAGAACGGACTGCCGATCTTCGTCGGCGTCATGGCCTTCGCGGTGAAGGCGGTGATCGACAAGGCGGCCGCTGAGGGTGGTCCGCAGGACGGCGATGTCTGGATATTTAACGATGCCCACCTTGGCGGCACCCACCTCTCCGACATGCGGCTCGTCCGCCCCTATTTCCGCGACGGCGAACTGTTCTGCTGGCTCGCCTCGGTCGGCCACTGGCACGACCTCGGCGGCGCGGTCCCAGGCAACTACAACCCGTCGGCTACCGAAGCCTACCAGGAGGCCGTCGTGATCCCGCCGGTGCGCCTCGTGCGCGGCGGCGATCTCCAGTCCGACATCCTCGACATTATCCTGCGCAACACGCGCCTGCCTCAGTCCGCCGAGGGCGACGTGAACGGTCAGCTTTCGGCGCTCGATCTCGGTGTTCGGCGCCTCGATGCATTGCTCGACGAATATGGTGCCGCGACCGTCAGGGCGGCGCTGGCCGCCCTCACGGACCGTGCGGAAACGCTGTTGCGCAACGAGGTCGCGGCGCTGCCCGACGGGCGTTGGGAGGCGGTCGACTATCTCGACAATGACGGCATCGTCGACGAGCCGCTGCCGATCCGCGTGGCGCTGGAGGTGTCCGGCGACCGGCTGACACTGGATTTCTCCGGCACCGCCGGCGGTGTGAGCGGCCCGATCAACATTGCGCGGCCAACCGCGATCGCCTGTGTCTATGTTGCGATCAAGCACATCTTCCCGACCCTGCCCGCCAATGCAGGGGTGATGCGGCCGATCGACATCCGCATTCCCGACGGTTCGCTGCTCGCGGCCGAGTTCCCGACGCCGACGGGTGGGTACACCGAGACGATCCTGCGGATGATCGACGTCATCTTCGCCGCCGCCGCGCAGGCGGCACCCGACCGGGTGGTGGCCAATGCCTATGGGACGATCAATGCCCTGTCGATCGCCGGCAGGCGCCGGGACGGATCGCGCTGGGTGATGTTCAGCTTCTATGGCGGCGGCCACGGCGGCACCCCCGAGAACGACGGCCTGAACCACGGCAGCGCCCCGATCTCGATGGCAACGATTCCGCCCGTCGAGATTCTTGAAGCCGCCTATCCGGTGGCCTTTCGGCAATGGGCGCTGCGCCCGGACAGTGCCGGCGCCGGCCTGCATCGCGGCGGTCTCGGCGCGGTGTACGAAATCGAGCTTCTGGAGGAGAAGGCCGAGGCCTTCTTCTTCGGCGAACGTGGCAAGTTTCCGCCGAGGGGCGTTGCCGGCGGCGGGGACGCCGCGGTCAACCGGTTCCGCTTCCAGCAGGATGACGGCTGGCACACCCCGCCGATGATCTCGAAGATGCTAGGCATACGGCTGAAGCGGGGTCAGAGAGTCCGGCTCGAATCGCCGGGCGGGGGCGGGTACGGACCGCCGTCTGCGCGGCCGGCATCCGCCATCGCTCGCGATGTGGAACTCGGCTATCTCAGCCCGTCCGTCGCCGACGCCTGCTACGGGACTGCCTGGCGCGAGGTGGCGCCGTGA
- the tsaA gene encoding tRNA (N6-threonylcarbamoyladenosine(37)-N6)-methyltransferase TrmO: MGASEDTRPGEIAVAAGTIEAAAGERVVFIGRIRSAWPDRDSAPRNLRQARELGERGRVEIDPPFRPGLDGIGRFSHLVLLYWLDRSRRDLVIQTPRHADAPRGVFALRSPVRPNPIGMGIVRLLSLDIGAGLLEIDAIDCIDGTPLLDIKPYLPSTDAFPDAVT; this comes from the coding sequence GTGGGGGCTTCCGAGGACACGAGACCGGGGGAAATCGCCGTTGCGGCCGGCACGATCGAGGCCGCGGCGGGCGAACGCGTGGTCTTCATCGGCCGGATTCGCTCTGCCTGGCCGGATCGCGACTCCGCACCGCGAAATCTCCGGCAGGCCCGCGAGCTTGGTGAACGGGGACGTGTCGAGATCGATCCGCCGTTCCGGCCGGGTCTCGACGGAATCGGCCGCTTCAGCCATCTGGTGCTGCTGTACTGGCTCGACCGCTCCCGCCGCGACCTCGTGATCCAGACGCCGCGTCATGCCGACGCGCCGCGCGGCGTATTCGCCCTGCGCTCGCCCGTGCGTCCCAACCCGATCGGCATGGGGATCGTCCGCCTTCTGTCGCTCGACATCGGCGCGGGGCTCCTGGAGATCGACGCCATAGACTGCATCGACGGCACCCCGCTGCTCGACATCAAGCCCTATTTGCCGTCGACGGATGCCTTTCCGGATGCGGTGACCTGA